acaatatgaaataaaatctaCTCTTTATtgcttaaaaaaatacctagacTTTTCTCTCTTAGGTGAGCATGTGAGCGTGTTGTGTACTATGAGTGTAttagtgtgagtgtgtgtgaagcaggcagaaaataataacaataataatatctacaaACATTACTTTAAAGCTACTTAAACACCGGATATCTGGTCATTGAAAATAAACTTCTTTAAACTACATTTGAAGGCTGCAATTGTTGTAGAATTTCGGACTGGCGGCGGTAAATTGTTCCAACACTTCGTGGCAGAATACCGGAAGCTGCCACGAAAAGCAGCTGTTCTGTGTTCTGGACATATTAGACGTGAAGCGATTCTCATTTTACGCTGAGACACCCTCAGTTTAGCGAATAAATATGCAGGCTCCTCATTGTTAATTACTCCAAAAAGTAAAGAAGCAAAGTGTAATTTCTGTCTGGCTGCCATATTCAAGAGATTGTTACGGTTCAGAAATGGAGTGACATGTGATCGTGGCGGTATTGGAAAGCAGAACCGCGCACAAGCATTTTGGACACGTTGTATCAATTTCTTCGTACGCACTAATAAACACCCTCCAAAAACATTGTCACAATAATTTAGCTTTGAAAGGACAAGTGATTCGCATAAATTAACTCTCGTCTCTACATCTATGTATTGGCGGATTTTATATAAAACTCTAAGCCTATAAAAACAATTACGCATTATTTCATGAATGTGTCCTTCAAATCGTAACCTTCCATCCATCAGTAGACCCAGATTGCGAGCTTGTGGAACATTTTCCAAACTTAAACCCATCATAGACACATTTGGACACTTGGCAGAAACTGTAGCGATACCAGTTTTAGAACCTAAAATCATATATTTGGATTTCTTTGGGTTTAATATTAAGTTATGTCGATCACTCCACATGCTAATACGGTTTAGGTCTTCGTTTAATTTATCTACAGCAGAAGAAGTCGATTCAGGCTCGAATGAAATGTATATTTGGAGGTCATCGGCATATAAGTTGTTTAATAGAAAAATGCTAGTTCAGCTTGTGAATACATTTATTGGAGTGAATCGACATATTTGACAAATACATGGTTTAAAACTTAACGGTAGGGGTAGCAGCGCGTCCATTGGCTGCTTAGATATCACGCGATCGCAGCCTCTTCTGATTGGCTGTTGCGGAGATCACGTCACAAGAACGGTAGCCATCAATTCTGTGGTACGATGCGGATAACGCGAGACAGTAGGGTGACAATGGGTTTGGTCGGCTCGAACATCCTCCCGGCCGTTGAAAGCTCTACTGTAGCTTTCGACTCTCAGTCATCAGACATTGGTAGGAGATAAAGTCGGTTCAGGGCCCGTCGAATGGTGCCATGAGCAGTGGTTACGTCGACCACCCGAGGTATTCCATCTGGTCCAGGGAACAGCTTGGCAATTCTTCCTAGTCGCCAGCAAAGAGGAGGTGCGTTTGCTTCCTTTATTAGAACCATGTCGTTGAGTTTGACATCTCTACATCTCGTTTGCCATTTGGTTCTCTGCTGGAGCTCCGCGATGTACTCAGAGGTCCACCTTTGCCAGAAATGTTGTCGCGCCTGCTCTAGGCGCTGGAACCGGTCGAGACGATGCAGCTTGGAGTCCACGAAGCTCGGTGACGGCAGCGCGGTGAGTTGTATACCAATCAAAAAGTGAGCCGGGGTGAGTGGTTGGAAATCAGTGGGTGATGGACTGAGGGGACATAGGGGTCGGCTATTTAGGATAGCTTCGACTTGTGCGAACAAAGAAGACAACTCCTCAAAGGTTAGGTGAGTATTTCCTAAAATTCTGTGAATGTGGTGTTTGGCTGATTTAACTCCGGCCTCAGCTAGACCGTTGAAGTGAGGAGCGTATGCAGGCGAGAATTTAAAATCTATTCCTTGACGAGTTGCAAACTCGTGTATAGAATCCTGatttgaatttataaaattactaatTTCTTTGGCTGCAGCAACAAAGTTTGTGCCGTTGTCACAATAAATAGTAGTAGGTATGCCTCTACGTGCAATAAATCTTTTGAGAGTGAGAACAAATGCATCTTTACTTAATTCACTGACAGCCTCTAAGTGAATGCAGTGATATCTAAAACATATGaatatacataaataacatttGGTTATTTTACAGCCACGACCTTTACGGTCAGTAATTAGAAAAGGTCCAGCAAAATCAGTAGCTACAGTAATAAAGGGAAAATCAGGCTCTACGCGGTCCTTGGGCAAGTTTCCCATAATATTGCTCATAGTTTTACCCTTAACACGTCGACAGACAAAACAGGATCGAGCTACGTTTCTGGCTAGGTTTCTACCGCCAATAGGCCAATAGCGATCTCTGACTGAAGCGAGCATCTGCTGGGGTCCTGCGTGTAGGAGACGCTCGTGTTCTTCATGAAAAATAAGCTTGGTTAAGGGATGATTGGCCTTTAAAATGATTTGATGTTTTTTGTCGTATTGGTAAGTAGAGGTTTCTATGCGGCCTTGAACTCGTAAGATGCCTTGATCATCTAAGAAAGGAGTTAATGAAGCTAACATACACTTCGCTGGTAGAGTTTTATTTTGGCGCAACTGAGAGATTTCATTTGAAAATGATTCGTTTTGGGATGCAATGATAAGAGTTTGTAGAGATTTGTTAAGTTCGCTTACTTGAAGTTCGCCTACGAGTTTGCTGTTGGggtttctacaattgttaacAAATCGGAGGACTCTAGCATAGACTCTTTGAAGCATGGAGAGTTTGGAAAATCTTTGAAAATCCACTGCTGGTGTCGAAGACGCTACCTCCGCCACCAAGGCAGGCATGGCTTTAAGTTCAGGTAACTCGACAGCTAGAATAGGGAACGGCGGCCATGAAGATTCGTCTTGTTGTAAGAAGGTTGGCCCGTGCCACCACATAGAGCAATCTCTAATGTGTTGCGGCTCTACTCCTCGCGAGAGTAAGTCGGCTGGGTTCTCTGATGTAGGGACGTGACGCCAAGACGAATAATCAGTTAGCTCACCTATAACCGCCACTCGATTAGCAACAAATGTTTTGGTTTTATTAGGTGCTTTCAGCCATCCCAAAACGACGCTAGAATCTGTCCAATAGACATGACGATTAATTGTGCAACGAAGAGCTTGAGAGACAGATGAAGACAGCTGTGCACCAACGACAGCAGCGGATAACTCCAACCTGGGAATTGTAGAGGCTTTTAGAGGAGCTACGCGTGCCTTTGCACACAGTAAATTGACTCTGACATTGCCATCGACGTCGATGGACTTTAGATATATGCATGCGCCATAGGCTTCTTTAGAAGCGTCACAAAAACAATGCATCTCTACATAGTTATAGTTTTCTATTAAGACGTGTCTTGGCAGTTCTATTTTAGATAAATGTGAAATATTTTGGGAGAACTTGAGCCAAGTTTTTTGAAATTCTAGTGGAACTGGTTCATCCCAGTCCATTTTGAGAGACCACAGTTTTTGAAGAAGCATTTTGGGCTTGATAGTGCACAGGGATAATAATCCAAGGGGATCAAAAATTTTAAAGGTTGTTGAAAGAATGGATCTTTTAGTAAGAACATTAATTGGTTCGCAATCTattcgaaaaaataataagtcagACGAAGGAGACCAGCCTATGCCTAGAGTGCTGGTAGAGTTGCTGATAATTAAATTACCTTCTTCGACATTTATAGCATCTGGAGAGAAAAGATCTGGCAAGTTAGACCTATATTTCCTTAAGGGAAAACAACCCTTAGCTAGCTCAGCTGACACTTGGCGTTGAATGTAGCGAAGTTCTGATGTAGAGTCACATCCGGTTAGCAAATCGTCGCagtaaaaatccttttgtataatagtttttaatttaggaTCGCTACATTCCTCACCAAGTTGCCAGAGACACCTAGTGGTGAGAAAACTAGCGCTGGAGAAACCATACGTCACTGTATTCAGTTGTAGAGTGCATAGCTCCTGGTTCTCTTCGTCGCGCCACAGAATCAGCTGTAGATTGCGATCTGTTTCTTTAAGAGCAACCTGCCGGTACATTTTCTCAATGTCACCAGAAATGATGTACTTGTGTTGGCGAAATCGAATGAGTATATTGAATATTGAGTCTTGAATAGTTGGTCCTACCAATTGTATGTCATTCACTGATACCCCTGAAGTAGTGCGAGCAGACGCATCGAAAACAACACGCAACTTGGTTGACTCGCTATTCTCTCGAATGACCGGGTGATGGGGTAGGAAATAGGCACCTATAGGCCTAGACAGTTCAATCTCTGTTAAATGACCAAGCGCAGAATATTCATGGATAAAATCAGAATAGGCTGTTTTTAATTCTGGCTGCTTTCTAAAGCGTGCTTCAAGATTTAGAAATCTTTTCTTAGCTAGTTGGTATGAGTCACCTAGGCAATCTCTATTACGATGAAGAGGGAGACTCACACAAAAACGACCATTGGTTAGACGAGTAGTAGTGGAGAGAAAGTGCTGTTCGCATAGGCTTTCTTCCTTTGAATAGGGTTGGCGGTCGGGAAAGCTCTCTAGCTCCCAAAACTTAGTGATAAGGTGCTCTAGATTATTATTTGTAGAGCAATCATTATCGGAATTATCGTTTTTCAATAGAAAATTGCATGTGATAGTTTTATTGGAAGTTAGTTGTTTAGGCATTGTAGGTAGGGGACCAGCTACGAGCCACCCTAGTTTAGAGCTGCGAAGAATGGTATTGCAGTCTTCAAGGCGACGTTGCTCGGAACCTATCAAATCCCAGAACAAATCAGCACCAATCAGCATGTCTATAGGCGATGGCACGTTGAAACTAGGGTCAGCCAGATCACAATTAGGTAGATTTAGAGGTCTAGAATCGAATGCAACCTTAGGTATATCGTCTGAAATTTGGGGTAAGACTAGACAATACATTGTTACATTAAATGGACTAGTGTTTGATTGTAAATTAATAGCACATCTCTCAACATTAATGTTTAAAGAAGTGTTGCCTATGCCGACTATGTTTACACTTGGGGACAGCAAAGGGGttaaatttaacttttgtttcaCCATATCAGTTATGAAAGACGACTGGCTTCCGCTGTCAAGCAAAGCCTTTACAGTTATAGTGTTTTTAGTAACGGGAttagaaacttgaattttagcGGTGCACAGTAAAACATTTGTGGTGGTTTGAGTAGAAGACATGACAACTGTTTGAGAGGAATTAGAGGCATCTGAATTTTGAGTAAAATGCAACAATGAATTGTGTCGTTTTTTACACGAACGACAAGACCCAACAAGTTTACACTCTTCCACCTTGTGGCCTGGTTTTAAACAGTTTTTGCATAGCTTTAGAGACTCGACTATAGAATTTCTATCCTTAGGAGATTTTGATTTAAACGAAGAACACTCATAAAGACGATGTTCACCTCTGCACATCAAACACTCTAAAGACTTAGAAGAGGATTGACTATTGTCGCCACTAGTGGTGACAGCAAAAGATTTAGTTTGCTGAACTTTATTAGAGAGTGTGGGGTTGCCCCCTGGTTTGGTCTTGTTTTGTCTGTCTTGTAGCGGGCATTAGCGAGATTACTCATACGTATTCCTAATATTTAAAGCGTTATACAAAACTGTTTGAGATCTTATGTGACAAGTCAGTGTCTAATAAATCATCATCTAAAGTGTACGTTTCTTTTATCCTCTTATGGACCCTCATACACGCACAAATAGAGTAGACACCAAAGTGGTGACCCCGACCAACATGAATTCGCAAACAGGACCATCAACCAGCACTGCCACCTCCAGCGGAGTTACCGAATTGGCATCAGTAACAGTCTCGTCGAGAATACCGGAATTTTGGTGCGATCAGCCGCGTCTGTGGTTTATACAATGTGAAGCCATTTTGGGACCACAAAAGTTGAGTGATGAGGCAAGATTCAACCTCGTCGTAGCCAAGCTCGGGAAAGAGGTTATCCAGCAAGTCAGTGACATATTATTGAAACCACCAGATACCAAAAAGTTCGACGCATTGAAAGAGCGTTTATTGAAGGCTTATGAAGAATCAGAGTTAAGACAGTTTCAAAAACTTTTGAGTGGTATGGAGTTAGGTGATCAGAAGCCTTCACAGCTTCTGCGCCGAATGAAAGATTTGGCCCGTGAAAAGATTCCTGACGAAACTCTTCGCATCATGTGGCAAGGACATTTGCCTTCTTCCGTCCGTGCCGTGCTAGCAGTGAGTGAGAGTCAAGACCTGGAGAACCTGGCAGCAGTTGCGGATAAAATTATGGAAACATCAAGACCTTTACAAGTGGCAGAAGTGAACTCAACACCTCTCAGTGACAGTTCGTTCATTTTGGCCGAAATAGCTAAATTGAGCTTAAAAATCAGAGACATGGAGAGAGGTCGAAATCAATATAAAAGGTTTAACAATAATCGCTCGAGATCACGTTCGACGTCTCGTGCCCGTAACATGAGCCGCCGTACGCCGGACAGTCCAGGCTGGCTATGTTACTATCATCATAAATTTAGACAAAGAGCAATTAAATGTGTGGAACCGTGTGCGTGGAAAAAACCTGAACAAAAGGAAAACTAAACGTGGTGCAGTCGGAGGCGGCGATTTGCACCATCAATCCTGTTCACCGCCTGACCTTATTGGACAATAACAGTGGACTTAAATTTTTAGTGGACACAGGTGCAAATATATCGGTTTTACCAGTGACTCAAAAACAACGTTATTTTGGACAATGTGATAGTTATAAACTGTATGCAGCGAATGGTTCAGAAATAAAAACGTTTGGTGTTAAAACTCTCGATTTAGACTTTAAACTTCGACGACCATACCGTTGGACATTTGTGATAGCCGATGTCAAGCAACCAATCCTCGGTGCTGACTTTTTGAGTAATCATAAGTTGTTAGTGGACGTGAACAAACAAAAACTTATAGACTCTGTTACCAACCTCTGTTCTATCGCCTCAGTGACATTAAGTGATAACTTTTCAATACGAACAATAGACTGCAATAGTGAATATAGTGATTTGTTATTGGAATATCCGAACATTACCAAACCTATGTGCTTCAAAGATGCGCCACGTCACTCTGTCGTACATCATATTGAGACAACGGGATCGCCTGTCTTCGCGCGACCGAGACCTTTGCCACCTGACAAATATAGAAAAGTAAAAGAGGAATTTCAACGTATGCAGGAAATGGGTATTTGTCGTCCTTCAAAAAGCTGTTGGGCGAGCCCTCTTCATATAGTGAATAAAAAGAACGGTGAAATCAGACCCTGTGGCGACTATCGTCAACTCAACGCGATAACGAAACCCGATCGCTACCCAATACCACGCATCCAAGATTGTACTTATTTGTTAAACGGAAAAACCATTTTCTCACGGATTGATCTACAACGAGCTTACCATAATTTGAAAATTGCTGACAGTGATATCGAAAAAACTGCAATCACAACACCTTTTGGATTATATGAATTTACGAGAATGAGCTTTGGTTTGAGAAATGCCGCTCAAACTTTCCAAAGATTCCTAAATGATGAAGTTTTACAAGGACTAcccaatatttttatatatttagatgataTAATAATTGCATCGTCATCAAAATTTGATCATAAACAACACCTCAGACAAGTGTTTGAACGACTCGACAAATATGGTATTACAATAAACCTGGCAAAGTGCGACTTCGGCAAAACGGAACTAGACTTTTTGGGATACCGTGTGACGAAAGATTTTTTCGGCGGTAGGCGTTAAAAAAGTACGCAACACTCTCTtcgtaaaattatatttaaaagtagtaaaagttaatattattaCCTTTTTGCTTTGCCACCGTACTTAAAAATCAACAACTTAGACGCACTGTCGTTTGTCACCACTTCTATGGTGTGACACTAGCACTTCACTGCACTCCTGTACCGGTTCTCCATCACATCAACTTATCTTCGCCATGGCCACACTATCCGATGTGCAACAGCTCCAGTCATCTCTTGAGGCTTCACTGCACCAGCGCATGAGTGACTTCGAATCACAACTCAAGACCTCCGCTGAGCCCTCATCGCTTGTACGGCTGTATGAAGAGTTCAGGGCGTTCAAGGAAACTGTTCACGGCATCCTGCAGCTGTTACGCAAGCAAATATGTGAGCTTTCTAAAGTCACAGATGCACTGGAGATGAGGCATCGTCGAAAGTGTCTACTGTTTGGTGGTATAGCGGAGGATCCTAAGGAGCAGACCACCGCTGTGATAAGTGACATCTTGTGTGAGCGTTTTGACATGAAGGACATTAGCTCCTCTACATTTGCTGCATGCCACAGGCTTGGATCCGCATCTAAGGGTCGCACACGACCCATTTTGGTCCGGTTTGTGGACCACTCCATAAAGTCAGCGGTGTGGAGAAAGAAGACTGTCCTGAAGGGAACCTCTACTGTACTGTCGGAATTCCTCACACGTCCAAGGCAAGAACTTTTTATGGAGGCACGCAAGCGGTTTGGCATCACAAACTGCTGGACACTTGACGGCAACATCTACGCCAAGTTGCCGGGTGGGATGCGTCGCCAAATTCATAATGTGCAAGATCTCGACTGCGACAAGCAGCCTGTTCCTGCCGGACCGGCTAGAGAGAGTCCAGCTACAGCGGACAAGAGGAGCAAGACCGCGTCCACCTCGGCCCCGCAGCGCTCCAAACGTACGGTCACCAAACAGGTTGCCGGGAAATGATAACTACCCGACAGTACTTGTTTTCACTGTATTGGCTCTGGAGGTACCTATACCCACattttattcttacttaattCAATGTTTACCTATCGTTTAAGACTTCTTtccacttttaaaatatatttctacaCCCATTTATTTACCATCACCTATCAattttgacattgacaatactACTGTTTGTCAATGTGACATTAGTACGTTTCGTTCGGAAACTCAGGTGCGTTTCGTTCcgcgtaaacatttttttttttatccaattttttttttttttctaagttttGTAATCTTGTTTAATCAAAGTGTTGTTATTGTAATTTCTTCTAATAAGTCGAGTACCTCcgagctattttttttttttctttcttttaaatgtTTCGATTTGATCAAATTTTTTATCTCTTTTGTAAACCGGCAGACCCGAGTGCAGTGAATAttgaatattgaaatattttattataatttaattagtgtaattattattattagagtattttatagatttactaatatttttatatgGATGACGAATCTTTCTTCTCAGCTCACGATTCCCCTTTATCTGACGACGATTCCTTCTGTGATACGCTAACTCTTGGAGATGCGTTAAATCATAAATTTACGAACTCTAaacgtttttttaatgtttgccATGTTAATGCCCAAAGCATTCCTTCCCACTACGCTGACGTCCTTGAGACTTTCTCCGCTGATGACCTACATGCTGTCCTCGTGTCTGAGAGCTGGCTCAAGCCCTGCCTCGAGTCCACATCATACTCTCTTCCTGGATTTATCCTAATCAGAAATGATCGGACTGGTAAGGGTGGTGGTGGTGTCGCTATATACCTGCGCAGTGATATCCCGCATAAAGTGTTGAGCATGTCGCCATCTCCCTACAGTGCGTCCGCCGAGTTTCTATTCATTGAGGTCAGCGTGAAGGGCGTCAAGGCTGTCCTTGGAGTGGTATACTGCCCTCCAGGTGTAGACTACTTCCCACAACTTGAGTCTGCTTTGGAACCCATTTGTTCGGATTACATGCATCACTTAATCATGGGCGACTTCAACACCAATCTTCTTGTCAAATCTTCCTCTTCCACCAAATTAACTTCCTTGGTCACTTCTTTAAATCTCTCCATTCTTCCTCTACAGCCCACTCATCACAACATTGATTCCCCAGATACTTGGTTGGACCTTATCCTCACTTCTTCGCCTGAGGGTGTTATTTCACATGGCCAAATTGCTGCACCTGGTTTCTCCCGCCATGATTTAGTTTACGTGACCTACAGGCTCCACACAACCAAGCAAAAACGGACCACGGTGTTAATGCGTAACCTCGCTAAGGTGGATGCAGATGCCATTAAGCGCGATGCAGCATCGCTTGACTGGGAGCCTGTTGTGTCTGCGTCGACTATGGACGATAAGGTAGCCCTATTTAACTCCAATCTGCTGTCTCTATATGATGTGCATGCACCGCTGCGGCCTGTAAAACTGAAACGTCTTCCTGCCCCTTGGATCTCGAGGGGGGTGCGTGTGGCGATGACTCGTCGTGATAGGGCTTTCCGCAACTTTAAACGAGACCGCTGCGACTACAATTGGAGTAAATACAAGGCCGCAAGAAATCTTTGCAATCGGATGGTGAGATCGGCCAAACGCCACTATATCCATGACAACATTGTCAATGCCGCGTCTGCTGATGTGTGGAAGTTCCTTAAAACGTTGGGTATTGGAAAATGCCCTACGAAGCTTTCTCACTCCTCGTTCAGTGCTGATGAGCTAAACACTCACTTTTCCTCCGCTTCCACCTTAGATCCGCTCATCAGATCACATACTATCACTGAGGTAACTTCCAGACCTCTTCTAGTACCGGAAGTCTTCATGTTTTCTGCGGTGTCTGGTGATGAGGTCAGGAAAACCATCCATTTCATCAAATCAAAAGCGGTAGGTTTTGATGACATTGGCCGGACCATGATTCTCATGCTCCTCGAATTCCTCCTTCCTTTTATAACCCACATCATAAACTTCTCCTTGTCCTCTGGCTCATTTCCTCGCATCTGGTGCAAAGCCTTTGTAACTCCTCTCCCAAAAATACCCAATCCTGCCACCTTAAATAACTTCAGGCCTATTTCCATACTACCTTTCCTGTCAAAAATCCTTGAGGCGGTTGTCCACTCCCAACTGTCAAAACTCATCTTTACAAACAACCTCCTCAGTCCTTTCCAATCTGGTTTCCGGCCCGGCCACAGCACCAGCACCGCATTACTCAAGGTGACGGAAGACATTAGGATGGGAATGGAACATGGCCAACTAACACTTCTTGTACTCATCGACTTCTCTAATGCCTTCAACACAGTTGACCATGAAGTCCTCCTTTCCATGTTATCCCGCTACAATATGTCACCTGTCGTTATGAATTGGTTCGCTTCCTACCTCTGCGGTCGCCAACAGGCCGTACGtttagataaaattatttcCCACTGGCGCGACCTCGTGACTGGTGTTCCGCAGGGTGGTATACTTTCTCCTCTTCTTTTCTCCATTTTTATCAATTCTATTACCTTCGGTATTGGTTCATCTCACCATCTGTATGCCGACGACCTCCAAC
The Ostrinia nubilalis chromosome 16, ilOstNubi1.1, whole genome shotgun sequence DNA segment above includes these coding regions:
- the LOC135079508 gene encoding uncharacterized protein LOC135079508; this translates as MNSQTGPSTSTATSSGVTELASVTVSSRIPEFWCDQPRLWFIQCEAILGPQKLSDEARFNLVVAKLGKEVIQQVSDILLKPPDTKKFDALKERLLKAYEESELRQFQKLLSGMELGDQKPSQLLRRMKDLAREKIPDETLRIMWQGHLPSSVRAVLAVSESQDLENLAAVADKIMETSRPLQVAEVNSTPLSDSSFILAEIAKLSLKIRDMERGRNQYKRFNNNRSRSRSTSRARNMSRRTPDSPGWLCYYHHKFRQRAIKCVEPCAWKKPEQKEN